In Janthinobacterium rivuli, a single genomic region encodes these proteins:
- a CDS encoding VirK/YbjX family protein, with the protein MHTFTATGDNAAPQQAPLRQHGHRIKAALGAIVFPVQRARWQAFIAATPGMAALAQAHPSLLYKIYRPYASRQFGCAARVDLLCGHYRFLWQAGARPLVEYAARRALVLAAIEGKDGATYRLQLTAIHDSHREGELCLRLTRDGVPLYLASFLFRPEAGGAVIQLGALQGLRSPAGAQAVKDATRALHGCRPKNLMVAALRDLGDFFGCVHLDLVSNANRIALNWRRRRHISCDYDLAWRELHALPTSGGNYRLPCGPCRMPELELLRSKKRADARRRGAMLLQLAADMRWQVAALLHAQ; encoded by the coding sequence ATGCATACTTTTACCGCCACCGGCGACAACGCCGCGCCGCAGCAGGCGCCACTGCGCCAGCATGGCCACCGTATCAAGGCTGCGCTGGGCGCCATCGTCTTTCCCGTGCAGCGCGCGCGCTGGCAAGCGTTCATTGCCGCGACGCCGGGAATGGCGGCGCTGGCGCAAGCCCATCCCAGCCTGCTGTACAAGATTTATCGTCCCTACGCCAGTCGCCAGTTCGGCTGCGCGGCGCGGGTGGACCTGCTGTGCGGGCATTACCGTTTCCTGTGGCAGGCGGGCGCGCGGCCGCTGGTGGAATACGCGGCGCGCCGCGCGCTGGTGCTGGCCGCCATCGAGGGCAAGGATGGCGCCACCTACCGCTTGCAGCTGACGGCCATCCACGACAGCCACCGCGAAGGGGAGTTGTGCCTGCGCCTGACGCGCGACGGCGTGCCGCTGTACCTGGCCAGTTTCCTGTTCCGGCCCGAGGCCGGCGGCGCCGTGATCCAGCTGGGCGCCTTGCAGGGCTTGCGCTCACCGGCCGGCGCGCAGGCGGTCAAGGACGCCACGCGGGCGCTGCACGGCTGCCGGCCGAAAAACCTGATGGTGGCCGCCTTGCGCGACCTGGGCGATTTTTTCGGCTGCGTCCACCTTGACCTGGTCAGCAACGCCAACCGCATCGCGCTGAACTGGCGCCGGCGCCGGCATATCTCGTGCGATTACGACCTGGCGTGGCGTGAATTGCATGCGCTGCCCACCAGCGGCGGCAATTACCGCCTGCCTTGCGGCCCTTGCCGGATGCCGGAGCTGGAGCTGCTGCGGTCGAAAAAGCGGGCGGACGCGCGCCGCCGCGGCGCCATGCTGCTGCAGCTGGCGGCCGACATGCGCTGGCAAGTGGCGGCCCTGCTGCACGCGCAATGA
- a CDS encoding DUF481 domain-containing protein: MKSTHSLALALAMAISCGSAAADTKDTKQSMLFDEIPIGSWSTSAELGAITTSGNTVGTSVTGKIDARQELDDWSNQYIFSGYFKEDETTNDDGEKVRERSAERFSASAKAAYKLMADHEKLFVLASHVNDKFGAYTKYSTLAVGHGSRWYQSSDKSVDVEVGPGYFSGTNDAGESEHGLTVRGAAAMKWKISQSAMFTQTVSVERGTSNTHSIAETALSTKINGTMQMKAAFSARNDTRVPDDKKNTDTQTSLTLVYSF, translated from the coding sequence ATGAAATCGACCCACTCTCTCGCACTGGCGCTGGCCATGGCCATCAGCTGCGGCAGCGCCGCCGCAGACACCAAAGACACCAAGCAAAGCATGCTGTTCGATGAAATCCCCATCGGCAGCTGGAGCACTTCCGCCGAACTGGGCGCCATCACCACCTCGGGCAATACGGTCGGCACTTCCGTCACGGGCAAGATCGACGCGCGCCAGGAACTCGATGACTGGAGCAACCAGTACATCTTCAGCGGTTACTTCAAGGAAGACGAAACGACCAACGACGATGGCGAGAAAGTGCGCGAACGCTCGGCCGAACGCTTTTCCGCCTCCGCCAAGGCCGCCTACAAGCTGATGGCCGACCATGAAAAGCTGTTCGTGCTGGCCTCGCACGTCAACGACAAGTTCGGCGCCTACACCAAGTACTCGACGCTGGCCGTCGGTCATGGCTCGCGCTGGTACCAGTCGAGCGACAAGAGCGTCGACGTGGAAGTCGGTCCGGGCTATTTCAGCGGCACCAACGACGCGGGCGAATCGGAGCACGGCCTGACGGTGCGCGGCGCAGCCGCCATGAAGTGGAAGATCAGCCAGTCGGCCATGTTCACCCAGACGGTCAGCGTGGAACGGGGCACGTCGAACACCCACTCGATCGCCGAAACAGCGCTCAGCACCAAGATCAACGGCACCATGCAGATGAAAGCCGCCTTCAGCGCCCGCAACGACACGCGCGTACCGGACGACAAGAAGAACACGGATACGCAAACGTCGCTGACGCTGGTCTACTCGTTCTGA
- a CDS encoding winged helix-turn-helix domain-containing protein produces MRCLVIEDEAETSRYICAGLREAGHDVTACDNGIDGMRLACGEDWDALVLDRLLPGEIDGLAIVARLRGMGRNTPVLVLSALSSVDERVRGLRSGGDDYLSKPFAIAELLARIEALLRRAAPVPEATQLQVADLVLDMRTMRVTRANRQIALQPREFRLLEYLMRHQGQSVTRAMLLEAVWDYHFDPQTNVIDVQVSRLRTKVDKEFSPPLIHTVRGVGYTLGVIDGA; encoded by the coding sequence GTGCGCTGCCTGGTCATCGAAGACGAAGCTGAAACTTCCCGCTATATCTGTGCCGGCCTGCGCGAGGCCGGCCACGACGTCACTGCCTGCGACAATGGCATCGACGGCATGCGCCTGGCCTGCGGCGAAGACTGGGATGCGCTGGTGCTCGACCGCCTGCTGCCCGGCGAGATCGACGGCCTGGCCATCGTCGCGCGCCTGCGCGGCATGGGCCGCAACACGCCCGTGCTGGTGCTGTCGGCGTTGTCCAGCGTCGACGAGCGCGTGCGCGGCCTGCGCAGCGGCGGCGACGACTACCTGTCAAAACCGTTCGCCATCGCCGAACTGCTGGCGCGCATCGAGGCGCTGCTGCGGCGCGCCGCGCCCGTGCCCGAAGCGACGCAGCTGCAGGTGGCCGACCTGGTGCTCGACATGCGCACCATGCGCGTGACGCGCGCCAACCGGCAGATCGCCCTGCAGCCGCGCGAATTTCGCCTGCTGGAATACCTGATGCGCCACCAGGGCCAGTCCGTCACGCGCGCCATGCTGCTCGAAGCCGTGTGGGACTACCATTTCGACCCGCAGACCAACGTCATCGACGTGCAGGTGAGCCGCTTGCGCACCAAGGTGGACAAGGAATTCTCGCCGCCGCTGATCCACACGGTGCGCGGCGTCGGCTACACCCTGGGCGTGATCGACGGTGCGTAA
- a CDS encoding sensor histidine kinase encodes MRNWHRSIAARLALGYGVLVVVSISIVCAVFYFGTIGVLDRSVDRKLTLLSERLAALYQQGDSSRTTAEIAHLLTDRTDSDTEIFLLVGADGRRVAGNLSSWPDVGSPVGRLLHRDVTREGRRVPARMLIRDLEGGARLFVGRDMEEGKSIRTLVLRSLAYGGGVAILLVVAGAWLFRRQLEARIGQIRRTAGEIEAGDLSRRIPVASEDEFGLLSRDINRMLDRIEHLMEGVRHVSNAIAHDLRTPLGRIRNKLDGALRQRQDVAGYAQTAQAAIDDIDDLTRVFDKLLQIAAAESGMRPENFDDIDLQQIGADIVEMYEATADEQGVLLVQMYGDGVPARGDRNLLGSALASLVDNAIKYAGPGATVEVSAGSDEHGGWLAVRDNGPGVPKEELPKLTQRFYRLDKSRHLPGNGLGLSIVAAIAALHGGSLEIEDAAPGLRLRLRLLR; translated from the coding sequence GTGCGTAACTGGCACCGCTCGATCGCGGCCCGCCTGGCGCTTGGCTATGGCGTGCTGGTGGTCGTGTCGATCAGCATCGTCTGCGCCGTGTTCTATTTCGGCACCATCGGCGTGCTCGATCGCAGCGTGGACCGCAAGCTGACTTTGCTCTCGGAGCGCCTCGCCGCGCTGTACCAGCAGGGCGACAGCAGCCGCACGACGGCGGAAATCGCCCATCTGCTGACCGACCGCACCGACAGCGACACGGAGATCTTTTTGCTGGTGGGCGCCGATGGCCGCCGCGTGGCGGGCAATCTGTCGTCCTGGCCCGACGTGGGCAGCCCCGTGGGCCGCTTGCTGCACCGCGACGTCACGCGCGAAGGGCGCAGGGTGCCTGCGCGCATGCTGATCCGCGACCTCGAAGGTGGCGCGCGCCTGTTCGTCGGGCGCGACATGGAAGAGGGCAAGTCGATCCGCACGCTGGTGCTGCGCTCGCTGGCCTATGGCGGCGGGGTGGCCATTTTGCTGGTGGTGGCGGGCGCCTGGCTGTTCCGCCGCCAGCTCGAGGCGCGTATCGGGCAGATCCGCCGCACGGCGGGCGAAATCGAGGCCGGTGACCTGAGCCGGCGCATTCCCGTCGCCAGCGAAGATGAATTCGGCTTGCTGAGCCGCGACATCAACCGCATGCTCGACCGCATCGAACACTTGATGGAAGGCGTGCGCCACGTGTCGAACGCCATCGCGCACGACTTGCGCACGCCGCTGGGCCGCATCCGCAACAAGCTCGATGGCGCCCTGCGCCAGCGGCAGGACGTGGCCGGCTATGCGCAGACGGCGCAGGCGGCCATCGACGATATCGACGACCTCACGCGCGTGTTCGACAAGCTGCTGCAGATCGCGGCGGCCGAATCGGGCATGCGCCCCGAGAATTTCGACGACATCGACCTGCAGCAGATCGGCGCCGACATCGTGGAAATGTACGAAGCCACGGCTGACGAGCAGGGCGTGCTGCTGGTGCAGATGTATGGCGACGGCGTGCCCGCGCGCGGCGACCGCAACCTGCTGGGCAGCGCGCTGGCCAGCCTGGTCGACAACGCCATCAAGTATGCGGGGCCGGGCGCCACGGTGGAAGTGTCGGCCGGCAGCGATGAGCATGGCGGCTGGCTGGCCGTGCGCGACAACGGCCCCGGCGTACCAAAGGAAGAACTGCCGAAGCTGACGCAGCGCTTTTACCGGCTCGACAAGAGCCGCCACTTGCCCGGCAATGGCCTGGGCTTGTCCATCGTGGCGGCCATCGCGGCCCTGCATGGCGGCAGTCTGGAGATCGAGGATGCGGCGCCGGGCTTGCGCCTGCGTTTGCGGCTGCTGCGCTAG